GCTCTGATAGCTGAAGGGTAGATTCTACATTCTCATCTGTGAATCAACGATGGTCAGCCTTGATGCTGaaatgtactccgtagactaggtaggtaccatAGTCGCGTGCACCTGTGAGCACGTACCGCAAATGACAAGACTTCGCTGAAGTCTTTGCTGGCCAGGGCCCAAGTCATCCTCAGATTGCCTACTCCCATCATGGCAATATCCGTGAGATGCAACTTCCAAAGGCATCCATCGCAGCCTGACCTCGTAGCCCTCACAGGAGAGCCGCTTGAGGCTGCACTGCACACACCTCGGCCGGGTCTCGTCGCACTTGACCTTTCGCGCGCGACATGTCCAGCACCCCGCGAAACTCTTGTGACGCCTTTTGCGCAGGGATGCTTGATCCATGGCTCTCGCTCACTGGTTCAGACTGGACAGTCTCTGTGGATGCTGGCGATCAACAGGTGGGGGAACTCGAGAGAGGAAGTTCAAGGCGGTTGGTGTTGGTTATTGCGGAGTAATTGAGGACCGCTGGGGCCCTCCCTACCCAATATGTAGAAACGTGGTGATTAGAGGCTTCTCCGCAATCATTGACTTAGATAAACTACCCTTGTCGTCCAATGTTCTCCAGATTGGGTGCTACATAACGCAGACGCTTATCGTTGGAAGAGGGAATTCTGCGGCCCGAGTCAGGCTTGCGCTGATAAGTTGTGGAGAACATAACGCAGCCCGAAGTCGGGGTGAGCTCCATGCCCCCTACCATTTACTGCACGCATTACGAAGGCGCTAAGCTAGCTACAGTAGGTAGCTAGCCTTAAGCAGCAAATCAAGGAAACTATGTGaaccatacatacatacctatcTGCTATCTACTTCCCATTACGAGTGGAGGCCTTTGGTCACGATTAGGTAGCTCACATTCTGGAGTTCTGAGATGGTAGACAATGATTTGTCCTTGCTGATTGATATTTTGACTTGCATCGTGGCTCAAACTTTTcttcctgcttcttctcttcattcctGAATAGCAAGGACAACGACGATAAGGTTTCCAATCCGCATTACCCCAACTGTACAATACTACAGCTCAAAGAACAACCAAACTCAATCATGGCTGTCAAGAGAATTCCATTATGGCAGCAAAAGGCCGCTGAGGCAAGAGCTCATCGCGATGCCTCTCTAGCCAAGGTCGAGCCGCCGCTGAAGGGTGTACCCGCTGCCGAACAGCTGCCAAAGAACTCTCTGGAGCTGGTGCCTCAGGTCCTCACCCCGCGCGAGATTGAGATCACAGAAGGCTACACTGTCACCGAGCTGCTCCAGATTCTTCGGGAAAGGATTATTTCGGTTGAAGAGGTCGCGCGAGCTTTCTTGAGAAGAGCAGCGCTGGCCCAGGCTACTGTATGTTCTGCCAAATCGAAAGTCTACACAAGAATATTGTAATGGAAGCTGACGACGGGGGGGAACTCCAGACAAACTGCATTACTGAGCTCCTCTGGGATCAAGCTATCGCCCGCGCTAAACACCTAGACTCTATACCCTCTCCCCAAGGTGCCCTCTTTGGCCTGCCTATCTCGACAAAGGAACACCTCGGTATGGTCGGCGAAAATGTTACGTCCAACGCTTCTTTCACTGCCTGGGTCGGCAAGCCCCACGGCTCGAACCTCCTGTTCGACAGCCTGTGGGCCGAGGGCTGCGTCTTCTTCGCCAGGACGACACAGCCGCAGGCAATCATGCATCTGGAGACCGAGAGTAACGTGTACGGAAGGACGGTGCACCCGCTGAACAGGGAGTTGACACCTGGAGGGAGTTCAGGAGGAGAGTCGGCGTTACTGGGTATGAGGGGAAGTTTGTTGGTGAGTGAGCTGACTTTTCCAAGAATCCTCGCCCTTGTATTGCCGTGAGACTGACTTTCTGGAAGGGTATTGGTGGTGATATTGGTGGCAGCATCCGACTCCCTGCTTCCAATACTGGCATCTACGGGTTCAAGTAAGTCGCCTTCCAAATCTGTCTTGTTGAGAAACCCCCACGGCTGATCATCCCCAGACCTTCGACGAAGAGAATCTCAACTTCCGGCCTTCGAGCCGCATACCTGGGCCGTGATACCATCGCTGGCTGCCCTGGCCCCATGACAGTAAGCCGTGACGGCCTCGAGCTCCTTATGCGCGTCGCCCTCGCGGCAAAGCCCTGGCGTGTAGATCCCCTTGTCACCTTTAAAGACTGGACACCCTACAAGTTCACGACCCCACCTAAGGTCGCTGTGCAATGGTGGGATGGCGTGGTGATGCCGCATCCGCCTATAACGAGAGCGCTGAGGGAGGTGGCTGCTGTATGTAGGAGGGCAGGAATGGAGGTTGTGGATTGGAACTGCGAGGGGTTAGATCATGGTAAGGCTTGGGAGATTGTGTCGGCTTTATATTGGCCGGACGGGGGTAAGGAGATGCTTGATATTTTGGAAGAGACAGGAGAGCCGGCGTTGCCACTCACCAAGCATATTCTCCACGAGCAAGCGTCAGCAAAGAACCGAACATGTActgagatgatggaggtgAGTGATGCAGTTTCCCCGGAGCTTTGGTTGCCCAGCTGTTCACTCGGACTAACATTTCCTTTTCCCGCATAGCTCAACCGCGAGCGAGACTCGTACCGCGCCATGTACTGCAAAGCATGGTCCGCCACGGCAACGCCTACCTCCCGCGAGGTCGACGTGATCCTCTGCCCTCCATCCTTTGGCAGCGCGCCCCCCCACGAGAAATCCCGCTACTGGGGCTACACGTCGCAGTGGAACCTCCTGGACTACCCGGGCGCCGTGTTCCCCGTGACCAAGGTTGACCCTGCCGTCGATGTCAAGGACGAGAGGTATGTGCCCAAGAATGACATAGACCGGTTCGTGTGGGAGATTTACGATggggagaagatgaagggaAGCCCCGTGAATTTGCAGATTGTGGGGAGGagacaggaagaagagaaggtgtTGGCTGCGCTGGAGGAAATTGAGCGTGCTATGGGGCGGAAGTGATGCGAATGGACGAAGGGGGAAAGTATATTGGTAGACTCGGAATTGTTTGATCTGTTTTTTGGTATATTTGAGCCTATTAACATTGCTGTCGATGACTACTCGAACTCTGTATTCACGATGCATCCCTTGTGTCTGACTCGTGCGTAAAGTCTCTCTAGGGTAGGCAGGGCCTCCGATGGCGGGATCAGCATTCATCCTACCATCCAGCGTGCTATCTACAGACCCACCACCCCCAGAAATCAGTCAAGCCCTCGGGCTATTCCGTATCAATCTGATCCAATAAAGCATTCTCCCTAACCAATAAAACCGATTGCATTATCATCACTCCCCCATGCACCCCGGACTCAAGTAGGTATACTGGCGCCGCACCCACGGCCATGCATGGCCCCCTCCAGTCTTTACCAATTGAAATATAGCACCTCTGCTCCTTTTTGCCATTTCCGACAGTACTCTTCGCCAACTCTTACTTCATCCTGTAGACCCGATATACTAGTGCGAAAGCCCCTCATTGCCTTATCCCCGCGATACGGATTGCCTAGGTAGCTGATAGCCACTAACGCAAGATAGAGAGCGATTAGCTAGCGCCCAGATCTTGTGGGGAGTGACTTGCCCTGAGTCTGCATTGCACTCAAGATACGTGGGTGCATGCATACTTTCCTGGATACAGCCTTTCGTAAAGCATATGCCTATCATCTGGCTGATGTTTGGTGTGCTCAAGATTCCATGACTTTATCAGCCACATCAACGTTCACCGCGTAGCCAGTTAACTACATAAACATCCATGAGAGGCCATAATCCTGTCATCTTCACTTGAAGACTGTTCTTGCATCTGGTCTCTCTAgactctttctctctctctctctctcaataACTCACTAACTCAtctctcttttcctcttgTACTCTGAGCTAGCAGCTCCCGTCAAGCCTACTCAACAGGCCCGCCACTATGACTGCTGTCTCGGCTGAACACAGCGCCGATGCGACCGGCGATAGACTTCCCCCCGGCACCTTCAGGCTCATCGACACAGATGGCAGCATGAGAGGCCAGCACGCTGACGGCGAGGGCGAGGACGATATCATCCTGGTTCCGCAGCCATCGCTGGATCCTGAAGATCCCCTCAACTGGACTTTCAGGCGCAAGGTCATCCAGACTAGCTGCGTTGTTCTTTACACCATCGTCGTTGCCATCCCTTCGAGTGCCGTCTACTCTATCGTCACGCCTCTCAGGAAGGAAACTGATCTCTCGCTTCAGGACATCAACAATGGAACTGGTATCATGGTCAGAGTCCCCCGATGAAGTCCCTGATGCCACGGAATTCAAACTAACAGATGTGAACAGTTCCTCTTCTACGGCTGGGGTTGTATCTTCTGGCAAGCCATTGCCCTTCAATATGGCAAACGACCCGTCTacctcttctccctccttgccaccatcgtcatcctaGCCACGGCCCCCTTGTGCAAGGAGCCAGGTCCCTACCTCGCCAACCGTATCATTCTCGGCTTCTTTGGCTCCCCCGTTGAATCCCTTTGCGAGATTTCCATCGCCGATATCTGGTTCACCCACCAGCGCGGCAAGTATATGGCCTGGTACGGCTGGTCGCTTGCCCTCTGCGGCAAGCTCGCGCCCATGTTGAGTGGTTTCATCAACGTTGGCATGGGATGGCAGTGGACGCTGTATTGGTGTGCTATTTGGAACGGGATGGGATTCATATACTGCTTTTTCTTGATGGAGGAGACCAATTACGATCGGAAGCATGATCAGCTGCCGCCCCAGCGGGTTGCTGCTGGAAGCCAGACATCTATGCAAGGCGGTGACGGGGAGAAGACGGTGACGCTGGACACGACCTCCTCCGACCGTGGTGAATCTGCTGAGATCCAGTGGCCGCGCAAGACGTACCTCCAGAAGCTCAGCATCAAGGACAAGCCTCGTCCGAACCGCCTGCTCGAAATCATGATCGCGCCGTTCAAGGGCTTCACCTATCCCGCAGTGGTCTACGCTGGGTACGTTACTGCATATACTACAACTCATTATGTCATGAAAGTGAACTAACATGAACTCGCTCTCCAGTCTCATGTATGGAGCAAACAGCCTTGTGTGGCAAGGCTTCCAGAATGCCACCATTGGCACCATCTACACCCTTGAGTACGGCTTCTCAACTGCCGGCGTCGCCGCGGCATACTCTGGTGGTGTCCTCGGTACTATTGTTGGGTGAGTCTTTTACCATGACATCTTTCATCTtcgctcctcatcttcatcagcgCTAACAGACCTTTGCTCCAGTGGCTACTACTGCGGCAAGATTGGCCCTATGCTTACTGTTCGCTTGGCCCGGCGCAACGGCGGTATCTCCGAGCCTGAGCACACCCTCTACCTATTCATTGCCTCCATCGTCCTCGTTCCCACAGCCATGATCCTCTACGGCCTCGGCGTGACATACAAATGGCACTGGATGGTACTGGTCATCACACAAGTCTTCATGGCCATGAACGCCGCGCTCTGTGTAGCTGGAGCGCTGAACTACGCTATCGGCAGCTATATGGAGCTGTCCGGCTCTATGGTGACGACGTGTGTGTTGATCCGGAACACCATGTCGTTTGCGACCAACTTTGGAGTCACACCGTGGTTGAAGGCGACCAATTACATGGTGGTGTACCTTACGGTGGCTGGTATCGGCTTGGTGTGGAATGCGAGTCTGTTCATCATGGCGAGGTATGGCAAGGCGATGAGGGAGTGGACGGCGCAAAGGTACTGGCGAGATGTTGAGTATGCCAGGGCTAAGGGTATGGGTCACTGAGACTGTCCTCTCTCTGTCAGTAATATGGATGAGCGGTTAGCAGTCTGTATGTTGCTCCCTCTTAGACGTATTGCTTCGGGGCGTTATTCGTGCTGCCGTTAAGTAATGCGCAACTTTCTTTCGCTGAGGCTGTGGGACTTTGGAACAAAGCGTACGTTGTGTTTGAACAGATTATTGCTTGTCAGGTAATATCAAAGCATCTTCATGTTAGTGGAACAGTCGTGGCATATCCTCACCTAATGCTAGCTTGAATCCTTAAACCGACCTGGACGTGATCCGGTATTAATGTGAACATAGAGATGGTTTTGAATAATGGATGGGCCTGATCTCCTTCAGATATGACTGTCATCCCGTCAGAAGTGTGCTCAAATTCCAAAATCCAAGAGAATTTAGTATTTCAATCGATTAGTTGCCCATTCGTTTCATATACTCCAGCATCATTCTATTACAGCACATTCATCTTCCATCACAGCTTTGCAATCCCAAATCCATCCCTTGCCACAACTCCAAGCCTATCCCTCTTGATGTCCGCCACCTTATTTACCCCCGCCAAAGCCATCGTTCGACTGAACTCCCTCTCCAGGATGTGTAATACAGACTCGACACCGTTTTGCCCGGCATAGGCGAGCCCCCAGAGCACCGGTCGACCAATCGACACAAAGTCTGCCCCCAATGCCAGCGCCCTGAAGACATCTGCTCCAGTCCTGATCCCTCCATCTAGAATGACTGGTATACGGCCTTTGACGGCATCGACAATTTCAGGTAGTGCCTCGATTGTTGCGCAGGTATTGCTCAGCTGACGTCCGCCATGGTTTGAGACGATGATAGCGTCGGCTCCATGCTCGACTGCCAGCGCTGCGTCTTCCCCCGTCATGATGCCCTTGAggatgatcttcatcttggtcACCCCTCGGAGGAATGACATGGTTTTTACCCAGGTGAGGCTGGAGCTATGCATCCTAGAGCCAGCACTAGCAAGGAGGTCTGCCGCTTCCGTGGCGGTCCTGGCGTTCATGAGGAGGCGGTTGACGCTGGGAAGTTTCAAGTTGGAATTGGACGGGATTTCGGTGTTGGGGAGGCTCATGCCTGGGGGGAGGATGACGGCGGTTCGTCGCTCTGCTAGTCTATTACCTAGGACAGGAGTGTCGACAGTGAGGACCAAGGCTTCGTATGAAGCAGCTTCGCAAGGCGTTAGTCTAAAAATGTCCTGACTAAGACGGATTCTCGGCAGATTTGATTACCTTGGGCTCGTCTAATCAGATTGACGCTCTTCTTGACGTCTTCGTACAGGTACAATTGCATCCACGGTGGCGGTTCGTGACGCCTAGCATCTCTCATGACTTCTTGCCTGGCCGCCTGGACATCCTCGAGAGAAGTGGTCGATTGTGATGACAAGGTCACATTGACGCCCACAGACGCCGCAGCCCTGGCCACATCAAGCTCTCCCTCGCCACCAGCCAGCTTCTGCATGGCACTAGGAGCTATGCTGATGGGAAGTGGTGAAGACCAACCGAACAATTTGGTGGACGTATCGACGCGGGAGACATCGATGAGGACGCGTGGTCTGATGAACAATCTGTAAGGTGTTTGAAAAACCTTTGGTTAGCTGTATGTGACTTTGCATACAAACGGAACCTGTTTAGTGAGTTACCATACCGATTAAATGCATCAACATTGCGACGCAGCGCTTCCTCATCGTCCGAGCCAGAAGCATAGAACTCGTATATATGCTGCGGTagcttggctttggctgcAAGCTCGACTTGGTGGAGTGTCAaaggtggtgatgaggtcGTTGCCATGGCCTCAAACTGGCTCAGGGATATTACAGTACAATGACTTATGGGCGGGATGAACTCTTCAGAAAAGATATCATCAATTAATTTGTTACTCCAGTCCAAGGTTTTCGACCATCATAGAACATACAGAGAAGACACAGGAAACGCCTCGGCAATGTGTCCGATGTCGGCTTGTGAACCAGCAGCAAGGACTGGTCTATATCTCCCCATGTTGATAGGCTGGATTTTccaatggcaagatcaaTTGAGTCCAGATTCATTATCATCAACTCATTGAAAGCTGAATTCTTAATGCATGCAGATATGACACCCGCTGGATCTACCAAGGTGTCCCACAGTGGGGAGCCTGGCGCCATTCCTTCTTATGGATAGCGCTCTCGTACTGCTTGGGGCAAGTGTTGGCGCTTTTTAAGCACAATTCAGACTCGGTAGGTTATACATCTACAAGTCTACTCAGGACTCCCATAGGCAGGACCTGGCGATGGACTACATGTCACTCACACGTGCCTGATCCGCTAGCTTGGACATATACAAGCCAAGACCGTCGCCTAGGGATTCCTTATCGAGAATTGGCAGGGGTCCCTTGCATTGATCCACTAAGATATGGACTGTCGCTCGTCAAGCAGTGGATTCGACAGCGAGATAGCATGTCGTGCTCACCACCAGATACACATCCGATGCTCGGCTGGAAACGGACATTCTAGACGgcgctgttgatgaagacgCTCGGTATCCAATATCAGGGCTCGACACGGCATCCTCAAGCAAACTCAACTCAAGCACAGCATACTGTTTGTTCCTTACTGTATGCTATACATCGGAGCCATGGGCAACGTCAAGACAGTCGACCTCGAGAACACCTCGGGTGCCTACTTCGCTGCTGGTACTCTCTCCTCAGCTTCGCCGACTCTCCAAGTCTCCGGCCAAGTCGGCAGTGCCAAAGACGGCACCGTCCCAGCCGACTACGAGTCCCAGATTCATCTTGCGCTCCTCAATCTGCGCAAGATCCTCATCGCAGCAGGCGCGCGTGTCGAGAACATCACCAAGCTTACCGTCTACGTCGTAAACTATGACGCAGCCAACAGGAAGCACACGCGGCACATCCAGAAGTTCCTGAGGGGCCACAGGCCGGCCATGACTCTGGTCCCGGTCGATAAGCTGGCGATGCCGCAGTGGCTATTTGAGATCGACGCGACTGTCGCCCTGCCGCCGGCTGAAGCCCCACCTCGCCCTCCTAACCTTGCAACAGCCTCGGAAAAGCACGACGTGGTCATTGTGGGAGCCGGTCTTGCGGGCTTGACGGCcgctcttgagctcatccGCGCTGGCCTCGCGTGTGTCGTTCTGGAAGCTCGTGATCGCGTCGGAGGCAAGACCTGGAGCCAGGAGCTGCCCTCTGGCGCTGTGGTTGACCTCGGCGCTGCCTGGATCAATGATACGAACCAGAGCAGAATCATTGCCTTGGCCAAGAGATATGGCGCCGATCTGATTGAGCAGAACACCAACGGGAACTGCGTGCTTCAGAACGACAAGGGAGAGATCTCCTTATTTCCTTATGGCGAGATCCCCAAAGTATGTATTCTTCATCCTTTCACGAGTGGTGTACAATATAACAGCCTTGCTGACGAGGGTACTCAAGTTCGATGAGGAATCTCGAAGGAACATCGAGATCATCCGGGATATGGCCGAGAGGGACTGCCAGGCTCTGGATACATGGAACCCGAGAGATACGTCCCTCGATTCCATGACCTTTGAGGCCTACCTTCGATCCCGAGGAGCCAGCGAAGCGGCACTGGCTACGGGAACGGTTTGGACGCGTGCGATGTTGGGCCAGGACCCAAAGGACATCTCGGCTCTGTACTTTCTCAACTACTGCAAGTCTGGAGGTGGCCTGATGCAGATGCGGTCTGACCGCAAGCATGGCGGGCAGTACCTGCGTGTAAGACAGGGAACACAGCTGTTCGCCAATGGCCTTGCTTCAAGTCTCCCAGCTGATACAGTGCGTCTCTCAACGCCGGTCAAGTCCATCGTCCAGAACGGCGAGGCTGGCTCCGTTCTCGTGCAGACCTCGTCAGGCAGAGTCATCTCAGCTCGCAAGGTCATCACTACTGTGCCGGGGCCTGCCCTCAGATCCATCTCCTTCTACCCCGGGCTGCCCCACGTCAAGCAGCTGTGGGCCGAGTCATTGTCCTACGGATACTACACAAAGGCAATAATGGAGTTCAAGTCGCCGTTCTGGGTTGAAGCCGGAATATGCGGCCTCGTCAACTCCTTCACCGGCCCTGCGGCAGTTGTTCGCGATACTTCGGCTCCGCAGAGCAAAAAGCATGTCCTCACCTGCTTCATGGCAGCAGACCACGGCCGCGCATGGGGAGCCCTTCCGAGTCAAGCTGAGAAAGAGGCTGCGCTGCTCAAACAGCTCAAGAGCCTCTACGGTGCCAACAACATCGAGGACTTGTTCATCTCACTGACGTACTACGAATGGAGCGGAGATGAGTGGTCTGGCTTCGGATGCCCTTGCACGGCTCTGCCAcctggtcttcttgacacaGTGGGCGGAGATAGCCTCAGGCAGCCGGCTGGGGACCTACATTTTGCTGGCACAGAGACAGCTGGCGAGTGGAAGGGGTACATGGAGGGCGCGGTGCGTAGTGGTGAGCGGGTGGTCGGTGAGGTCGTGAAAGACCTGAAGGCAGGTATTGTCTGCCGCCTATAGAAACATGTCATCGACGATCTGATACTCTCCATCATATGTGAGATCCGATCCGTCGATGAAGCCAAAAGCATCGTTCTCCAACCTGATCTTGTCGACGCCGTGGTTAACAAGTTCCCATCGACTCCGGCTTCAGCCTTGCATGTGTCGAGATTGTGACAAGAGGAACCTGATGGAGATTCAGAGCATTGTGGGGGACCCTTTGTGTTAGGGGGAGAGGCTGGGTATTGCGATGCCGACGTTGAGAGTTCTGTTAGGGATCATGAAGTGGTTGCAGTTGAAGGTCTCGGAGGAGAAGCGAGCGTGGGCGACCAAGTTCGATGAAGACAACCCTTAAAGATAGATAATATCATAATACAATGGACGCAAACTTCATGTATCTAGCTTCATCTGAGCCCTGCGCATTCCCTGATGTCGAGGTGTTGCCAGTGCTAAAGTCGAGATGTATATCTTGGCTGTTGTCACGGATCCGGGAAGTTATAGGCTGACGTGTAAGGCCGGATGTGTGTTTGTTTTAAGTTATTTGCCTATCTAACCCTCGATCATGCACAGAATTCTTCTCCCTTGCTCAACTCGCCCTTTGACTTCCAAATCTCATACTCAAAGTCAGGCTGGAACTCCGTGTACAGTGTCTCCTATGGCATATCGTTAGGCTgaataaactcatcaaaagtCACTTTCTCTTCAAGAACTGGCAGCAAACTTACAGGATCAGCGTTCACCTTGTGGGTAAACTCGGCCGCCTCATCGCTCacagtcttcttctccaacccgGCCGCCTCTACCATGAGCTGCACCTCGCAGGTCCTCTCCAACGCGGTGAACAGGTACGCAGCCTCATCGACCGTCCCGCCGGTCGTCAGCAGCCCGTGGTTCTGGAGGATCATGACCCTGCCCTTATCTCCCAATGCCTCGACGAGTTTTTTCCCTTCGTCCTCGCCGAgcacaacaccaccaaagtCATCATATACTGCCTGAGTGCCGTGGAAAAGACAGGCATCCTGATTGATGATATCAACTGGTTTTCCAAATGCAGACCACGCCTTTCCGAAGCGAGAGTGCATGTGACAGGCGGCATGGATGTCAGGGCGGGCTTTATGGATGGCGCTGTGGATGATGAAGCCGGCGGAATTGACTGCGACTCTGTTTCCGCCGATGACCTGGCCTTCTTCGTTAATCCAAACCATGTCGCTGGCCTTGAGCATGCCAAAGTGCTTCCCAAGGCTAATTTTCTCGTATCAGCAAATCTGAACACCTTCACTAGAGACAACAACAGTTCGCGTGTTTTTGACTTACGGGTTGATCCAAAAGGTGTCCGGTTCGACAGGGTCTCGGACAGAGATGTGTCCAGCTGTGCCTTCCGTGAACCCCTTGCGGGCAAACACCCTGAACGCGCCGGCCATGTGTTCGAGCTGCCATTGGCGCTTCTTGTACAGGTCGGTGAACTTGGGAATGCCGGGAAACTCGTATCCGCCAGTGGCTAGGGAGGCCGGGATAGTACCCGATGTCGCTGCAGTCGTCGATTGCTGAGTCGAAAACAAGGAGACTGTAGCGTCGAGCTTTCGCTCTTCAGTCTGTGTTATGCTGGTAGACATGGTGTTGGCTATTTTGTGCGTATATCTGTATAGTAGAGCAGTGTGTGACCCGGGTTTAGGAAAGTAGGGTTGTGCAATATCTAAGTTCCCCGGCAGAAAGGGCAGTATTTTGATGGAGAAAACAAAGATCTGACCCCCAGAGATGGCGTATCAATATAGCTTCGGCAGCTTTTCAACCACCACAAAGTCCATCGCGGACTTTTACGGAGAGGTCGGGGGGGATAGTACGTATCATGCCCAGCATGGGTGCGGATGCCTGATGGTCCTCTATCACTCTCTCCTTCTAGTAATCACTGGCGGCGAAATGTTTTGTTCCCTACGGGCGGAGATCGAGAGACTCCGTATGTACCCCCCAAAACAAATGGGGCTGTTGTTTGCAGCAATCTTGGGTATGAGTTTCCCATTCTCGAGCACGATAAGGATGGGGGCAGAGGTCTGAGTCGCATTTCCAGGGATTTGATGATTATCTATGATCCCCACAattagagagagagagagaggcaaTGTAAGGCGAGGAGTGGATTTCCTATTTCAGCTCCGGGGGGGACCGGAGACCCACTTCAACATTTTGGCATCAGGGGCCGGGGGTATCTAACTAGATATCTCCACGTGCGTGTAGGCCGAATTTCATGGCGACGAGATCCTTTTACCAAGATGATAGTTGTATCTGTATCTCGTCATTTCTTCTTGAGTCGGTCTCGGAAATTCGAAAGCTCTGGGAATCTCATCACAACACAGTCCTGTCAATATGGCCGACGCAGTACCCCAGCTGAGGGATCCTTCTCTCTTCATTCAGAAGAacttcatcaacaatgagTGGGTAGACTCCATCTCAGGCAAGACTTTCAATGTTTATGGTAAGCAAGTATCTCCATCTCAACTGTGTTCCTTGTCccaggttgagaagctgcttTCCCACCGACTCACTGACATCTATCCCCAGACCCCGCGACGGGGTCGACCATCGGCTCATGTCCTGAGTCAACCCCTGAAGATGCGGAGAGTGCCATTCAAGCCGCTTCAGCCGCTCTTCCTGTCTGGAAGTCAGCTACAGGACGGGACCGCTCAAGGATTCTGCGACAGTGGTACGAGTTGGTTCTGGGTAACAAGGACGACCTAGCGACGCTTATTACGTTGGAGAACGGCAAGTCCAAGGCCGATGCAGCTGGTGAGGTTCTCTTTGCGGCGAGCTTCATCGAGTGGTTTGCCGAGGAGGCGCCACGGATTTATGGCGATATCATCTCCCACAGCCAGTCGAGCTTCAGGATCTCTACCTTGAGAGAGCCCATTGGCGTATGCGGCCTCATCACACCGTAGGTTACCTTTGGTCCTTTATCTCGACATGGCGTTTCCAACGGCAACACATCCTATCTCCAATCACGTTACTGACGCCATCGTCTAGATGGAACTTCCCAGCCGCAATGATTGCTCGGAAACTCGCTCCAGCCCTCGCCGCTGGCTGCACCTCGATTCTAAAACCCGCCTTCGAAACACCCTTCACGGCCAATGCgctcctctctctcctctcccgCACGTCACTCCCACCCGGCGTTGTCAACTCCATTACCGCACATGCTAACACCCCCTCGATCGGCCAAACCCTCTGCTCCTCCAATATTGTTCGCAAAATCTCCTTCACTGGCTCGACACGCGTAGGCAAGCTTCTTATGAGCCAATGCAGCGGGACCCTAAAGAAGATGAGTCTGGAGCTAGGTGGTAATGCGCCCTTTATAGTGTTTGATGATGCAGATCTGGACGTTGCTGTGAAAGCAGCTGTGACAAGTAAGTTCAAGTCTTCGGGTCAGACTTGCGTGTGCTCGAACCGCATCTTTGTACAGAAGGGGGTGTATGATGAGTTttt
The window above is part of the Fusarium musae strain F31 chromosome 6, whole genome shotgun sequence genome. Proteins encoded here:
- a CDS encoding hypothetical protein (EggNog:ENOG41), whose amino-acid sequence is MTAVSAEHSADATGDRLPPGTFRLIDTDGSMRGQHADGEGEDDIILVPQPSLDPEDPLNWTFRRKVIQTSCVVLYTIVVAIPSSAVYSIVTPLRKETDLSLQDINNGTGIMFLFYGWGCIFWQAIALQYGKRPVYLFSLLATIVILATAPLCKEPGPYLANRIILGFFGSPVESLCEISIADIWFTHQRGKYMAWYGWSLALCGKLAPMLSGFINVGMGWQWTLYWCAIWNGMGFIYCFFLMEETNYDRKHDQLPPQRVAAGSQTSMQGGDGEKTVTLDTTSSDRGESAEIQWPRKTYLQKLSIKDKPRPNRLLEIMIAPFKGFTYPAVVYAGLMYGANSLVWQGFQNATIGTIYTLEYGFSTAGVAAAYSGGVLGTIVGGYYCGKIGPMLTVRLARRNGGISEPEHTLYLFIASIVLVPTAMILYGLGVTYKWHWMVLVITQVFMAMNAALCVAGALNYAIGSYMELSGSMVTTCVLIRNTMSFATNFGVTPWLKATNYMVVYLTVAGIGLVWNASLFIMARYGKAMREWTAQRYWRDVEYARAKGMGH
- a CDS encoding hypothetical protein (EggNog:ENOG41); the encoded protein is MAVKRIPLWQQKAAEARAHRDASLAKVEPPLKGVPAAEQLPKNSLELVPQVLTPREIEITEGYTVTELLQILRERIISVEEVARAFLRRAALAQATTNCITELLWDQAIARAKHLDSIPSPQGALFGLPISTKEHLGMVGENVTSNASFTAWVGKPHGSNLLFDSLWAEGCVFFARTTQPQAIMHLETESNVYGRTVHPLNRELTPGGSSGGESALLGMRGSLLGIGGDIGGSIRLPASNTGIYGFKPSTKRISTSGLRAAYLGRDTIAGCPGPMTVSRDGLELLMRVALAAKPWRVDPLVTFKDWTPYKFTTPPKVAVQWWDGVVMPHPPITRALREVAAVCRRAGMEVVDWNCEGLDHGKAWEIVSALYWPDGGKEMLDILEETGEPALPLTKHILHEQASAKNRTCTEMMELNRERDSYRAMYCKAWSATATPTSREVDVILCPPSFGSAPPHEKSRYWGYTSQWNLLDYPGAVFPVTKVDPAVDVKDERYVPKNDIDRFVWEIYDGEKMKGSPVNLQIVGRRQEEEKVLAALEEIERAMGRK
- a CDS encoding hypothetical protein (EggNog:ENOG41), whose translation is MADAVPQLRDPSLFIQKNFINNEWVDSISGKTFNVYDPATGSTIGSCPESTPEDAESAIQAASAALPVWKSATGRDRSRILRQWYELVLGNKDDLATLITLENGKSKADAAGEVLFAASFIEWFAEEAPRIYGDIISHSQSSFRISTLREPIGVCGLITPWNFPAAMIARKLAPALAAGCTSILKPAFETPFTANALLSLLSRTSLPPGVVNSITAHANTPSIGQTLCSSNIVRKISFTGSTRVGKLLMSQCSGTLKKMSLELGGNAPFIVFDDADLDVAVKAAVTSKFKSSGQTCVCSNRIFVQKGVYDEFLRRLREEVGKFKVGSGFDPKTTHGPLISAAAVQRLEGLVSEAVQGGAKVECGGSALKDQGSNFFAPTILSNVNTSMRVVDEEIFGPVAPVFSFDEEEAIVQVANKCDVGLASYIFTQDLNRATRITEQLQFGMVAVNSGVVSDAAAPFGGVKHSGLGREGSKYGIDDYLQIKTVVLGNVNVQHRALL